A single Pseudomonas sp. DC1.2 DNA region contains:
- the mraY gene encoding phospho-N-acetylmuramoyl-pentapeptide-transferase, with translation MLLLLAEYLQQFYKGFAVFQYLTLRGILGVLTALVLSLCYGPWMIRTLQNRQIGQSVRNDGPQSHLAKSGTPTMGGALILSSIGVSTLLWADLSNRYVWTVLLVTLLFGAIGWVDDYRKVIEKNSRGLPSRWKYFWQSVFGLGAAIFLYVTAPTAVETTLILPMLKDYSIPLGAGFIVLTYFVIVGSSNAVNLTDGLDGLAIMPTVMVGGGLGIFCYLSGNVKFAEYLLIPYVPGAGELIVFCGALIGAGLGFLWFNTYPAQVFMGDVGALALGAALGTIAVIVRQEIVLFIMGGVFVMETLSVVIQVASFKMTGRRVFRMAPIHHHFELKGWPEPRVIVRFWIITVILVLVGLATLKLR, from the coding sequence ATGCTGCTGCTGCTAGCGGAGTATCTGCAACAGTTCTACAAAGGCTTCGCGGTCTTTCAGTACCTGACCCTGCGCGGGATTCTCGGTGTGCTGACCGCGCTGGTTTTGTCGCTGTGCTATGGCCCGTGGATGATCCGCACTTTGCAGAACCGTCAGATCGGCCAGTCCGTTCGTAACGATGGTCCCCAATCGCACCTGGCCAAGTCGGGCACCCCGACCATGGGCGGTGCGCTGATTCTTTCGTCCATCGGTGTCAGTACGTTGCTCTGGGCTGACCTGAGCAACCGTTATGTCTGGACCGTGTTGTTGGTGACGTTGCTGTTCGGCGCCATCGGTTGGGTCGACGACTACCGCAAAGTGATAGAGAAAAACTCCCGAGGCTTGCCGAGCCGCTGGAAATATTTCTGGCAGTCGGTATTCGGTCTGGGCGCGGCGATCTTCCTTTACGTGACGGCCCCGACGGCAGTGGAAACCACGCTGATCCTGCCGATGCTCAAGGACTACAGCATTCCGCTGGGCGCAGGCTTCATTGTCCTGACCTATTTCGTGATCGTCGGTTCGAGTAACGCAGTCAACCTGACCGATGGCCTGGATGGTCTGGCCATCATGCCCACCGTCATGGTCGGCGGCGGGTTGGGTATCTTCTGCTACCTGTCGGGTAACGTGAAATTCGCTGAATACCTGCTTATCCCTTATGTACCGGGCGCCGGTGAGCTGATCGTTTTCTGTGGTGCCTTGATCGGTGCGGGCCTGGGGTTCCTCTGGTTCAACACTTACCCGGCCCAAGTGTTCATGGGCGACGTCGGCGCCCTGGCGCTGGGCGCCGCGTTGGGCACCATTGCGGTGATCGTTCGCCAGGAAATCGTCCTGTTCATCATGGGCGGTGTGTTTGTGATGGAAACCCTGTCGGTGGTCATCCAGGTGGCCTCCTTCAAGATGACCGGGCGCCGTGTGTTCCGCATGGCACCGATACACCACCACTTTGAACTCAAGGGCTGGCCTGAGCCGCGCGTGATCGTCCGTTTCTGGATCATCACCGTGATTCTCGTCCTGGTCGGCCTTGCCACCCTGAAGCTGAGGTAG
- the murD gene encoding UDP-N-acetylmuramoyl-L-alanine--D-glutamate ligase, whose protein sequence is MSLIASDHFRIVVGLGKSGMSLVRFLANRGVSFAVADTRENPPELATLRRDYPQVEVRCGELDVEFLCRADELYVSPGLALATPALQAAAARGVKLSGDIELFARNAKAPIVAISGSNAKSTVTTLVGEMAAAAGKRVAVGGNLGTPALDLLSDTVELYVMELSSFQLETTDHLGAEVATVLNVSEDHMDRYSGLPAYHLAKHRIFRGAKQFVVNRQDALSRPLMGEGQPCWTFGLGTPDFKAFGIREEDGEKYLAFEFQNLMPVRELKIRGAHNQSNALAALALGHAVGLPFDAMLSSLRSFAGLEHRCQWVREFNGVSYYNDSKATNVGAALAAIEGLGADIDGKLVLIAGGDGKGAEFKDLRLPVVANCRAVVLMGRDSDLIGQALGDAVPLIHVNSLNEAVAQCRSLAEPGDAVLLSPACASFDMFKNYEDRGHQFVRAVEDLV, encoded by the coding sequence GTGTCTCTGATCGCTTCTGACCACTTCCGCATCGTTGTCGGCCTCGGCAAGAGCGGCATGTCTCTGGTTCGCTTCCTGGCGAACCGGGGCGTGTCGTTTGCCGTGGCGGACACGCGGGAAAATCCACCCGAGCTGGCCACGCTGCGCCGTGACTACCCGCAGGTGGAAGTGCGTTGTGGCGAGCTGGACGTCGAGTTCCTGTGCCGTGCCGACGAGCTATACGTGAGCCCTGGCCTGGCGCTGGCGACCCCGGCCCTGCAGGCTGCCGCTGCCCGTGGCGTAAAACTGTCCGGTGACATCGAGCTGTTCGCACGTAACGCGAAGGCGCCGATTGTCGCCATCAGCGGTTCCAATGCGAAAAGCACGGTCACCACCTTGGTGGGCGAGATGGCCGCGGCGGCCGGCAAACGCGTGGCGGTTGGCGGCAACCTCGGTACGCCCGCGCTGGACTTGCTTAGCGACACTGTCGAGTTATACGTGATGGAACTGTCGAGCTTCCAGCTCGAAACCACCGACCATCTCGGCGCTGAAGTGGCGACCGTGCTCAACGTCAGCGAAGACCACATGGACCGCTACAGCGGTCTGCCGGCTTATCACCTGGCCAAGCACCGGATCTTTCGCGGCGCCAAACAGTTCGTGGTCAACCGCCAAGACGCCCTCAGCCGTCCGTTGATGGGCGAAGGTCAGCCGTGCTGGACCTTCGGTCTGGGCACGCCCGATTTCAAGGCGTTCGGCATCCGTGAAGAAGATGGCGAAAAATACCTGGCCTTTGAGTTCCAGAATCTGATGCCGGTACGCGAATTGAAAATTCGTGGCGCCCATAACCAATCCAACGCACTTGCCGCCTTGGCGCTGGGGCATGCCGTTGGCTTGCCGTTCGACGCCATGCTGTCGAGCCTGCGCAGCTTCGCTGGGCTTGAGCATCGTTGCCAGTGGGTTCGCGAATTCAACGGTGTGAGCTATTACAACGATTCCAAAGCCACTAACGTCGGTGCGGCGCTGGCTGCCATCGAAGGCCTGGGGGCTGACATCGACGGCAAACTGGTGCTGATTGCCGGTGGTGACGGCAAGGGTGCCGAGTTCAAGGACCTGCGTCTTCCGGTGGTGGCCAACTGCCGCGCCGTAGTGCTGATGGGCCGCGACTCCGATCTGATTGGTCAGGCGCTGGGCGATGCCGTGCCGCTGATTCACGTTAACTCGCTGAACGAAGCCGTCGCGCAATGCCGCTCCCTCGCCGAGCCCGGCGACGCCGTGCTGTTGTCGCCCGCCTGCGCCAGTTTTGACATGTTCAAAAATTACGAAGACCGTGGTCACCAGTTCGTCCGCGCTGTG